Proteins co-encoded in one Bos taurus isolate L1 Dominette 01449 registration number 42190680 breed Hereford chromosome X, ARS-UCD2.0, whole genome shotgun sequence genomic window:
- the LOC132344272 gene encoding uncharacterized protein: protein MSATEEHDWIPGGPDGAGGGAGRDPSLLGVQASACEETEGVEEATALLASLEVSRALPGEQGWPQAAVEEECGREPLEEEKMEEDLEMQEDEEEGEIDFELEGVEEKEHLSGEGEEEEDKNEQEGAAVVTGLGFCMETFGPLFRSHVDSFLRNFCNNKDVFFPPSTDRLMARGRSQPPSDPGEGPVPPQEQEDLGDGGRVLQGLDSAADLKLRYFPCQLLTPMSASFCPNDEGEDQYENADEEEEDRNEKPEGL from the exons ATGTCTGCCACAGAGGAGCACGACTGGATCCCAGGTGGCCCAGATGGAGCTGGTGGCGGGGCGGGCCGTGACCCCAGTCTCCTTGGGGTCCAAGCATCTGCTTGCGAGGAGACGGAAGGAGTCGAGGAGGCCACGGCTCTTCTGGCTTCCTTGGAGGTCTCCAGAGCCCTTCCCGGGGAGCAGGGTTGGCCACAGGCCGCAGTGGAAGAGGAATGTGGTAGAGAGCCGTTAGAGGaggagaagatggaggaagattTAGAGATgcaggaggacgaggaagaggGTGAGATTGATTTCGAGTTGGAAGGCGTGGAGGAGAAGGAGCACCTGTCTGGAGAGGGCGAGGAAGAGGAGGACAAGAATGAGCAGGAGGGTGCAGCAGTGGTTACAGGCCTTGGGTTCTGCATGGAGACATTTGGGCCCCTGTTCCGGAGTCACGTTGACTCCTTTCTACGCAATTTCTGTAACAACAAAGATGTCTTCTTCCCGCCTTCCACTGACCGCCTGATGGCCAGGGGCCGCTCCCAGCCACCCTCGGACCCTGGAGAAGGTCCGGTGCCTCCTCAGGAGCAGGAAGACCTGGGAGACGGAGGCAGAGTCTTGCAGG gCCTAGACTCTGCTGCTGATTTGAAGTTGAGGTATTTTCCCTGCCAACTTTTGACCCCAATGTCTGCATCATTCTGCCCCAATGATGAGGGTGAGGATCAGTATGAAAATGCtgatgaagaggaagaggataGAAATGAAAAACCTGAAGGACTCTGA